The following proteins are co-located in the Nonlabens ponticola genome:
- a CDS encoding 5-formyltetrahydrofolate cyclo-ligase, which translates to MKTKSRLRQVYRAKRAALTLDEVQEKSIAIANQLLRLDIWNHANYHLFLPIEKSNEVDTAHILNILQGRDKNVILSRSNFNDGTMQHYLLTDSTKLVVNKYGIPEPDENAIEFPVDKINVVFIPLLVADLNGHRVGYGKGFYDRFLINCQPNTQFIGLSFFEPIESIEDIYTGDVPVNQLITPANTFNF; encoded by the coding sequence ATGAAGACAAAGAGCCGGCTGCGTCAAGTTTATAGAGCAAAACGTGCTGCCTTAACTCTAGATGAAGTTCAGGAAAAAAGTATCGCAATTGCTAATCAATTACTGCGATTAGATATCTGGAATCACGCCAATTACCATCTTTTCCTACCTATTGAAAAAAGTAATGAAGTAGATACTGCTCATATTTTAAATATTCTACAGGGTAGAGATAAGAATGTAATCCTATCGCGATCTAATTTTAATGATGGCACGATGCAACATTATTTATTAACGGATAGTACCAAGCTAGTCGTCAATAAATATGGCATTCCAGAACCAGATGAAAATGCCATTGAATTTCCTGTAGATAAAATCAATGTCGTTTTTATACCATTGTTAGTGGCTGATCTTAATGGTCATCGAGTAGGTTATGGTAAAGGTTTTTACGATCGTTTTTTAATCAATTGTCAACCAAACACGCAATTCATCGGTTTGTCATTTTTTGAACCAATAGAATCGATCGAGGATATCTATACTGGCGACGTGCCTGTCAACCAATTGATTACGCCGGCAAATACCTTTAATTTCTAG
- a CDS encoding lipoprotein signal peptidase has translation MKLYKAILIIIAVLFVDQASKIYIKLNYMLRDSRNPIVDWDKFQLLFYENAGAAWGFEIPGDYGKIILTVFRIFACFGIAYWLWKSVRDNSHKILIVCISLIFAGAVGNIIDSVFYGVIFSDSAHSVATFMPEGGGYSSWFYGEVVDMLYFPLFDGIWPSWIPIVGGQSFSFFNAVFNVADSAISVGVVLLILFSKKAFPEKKGA, from the coding sequence ATGAAATTATACAAAGCCATTCTTATCATTATTGCTGTCCTATTTGTGGATCAAGCGAGTAAGATTTATATCAAACTTAATTACATGCTGCGCGACTCGCGCAATCCTATTGTTGATTGGGATAAGTTCCAATTATTGTTTTATGAAAATGCTGGTGCTGCATGGGGTTTTGAGATTCCTGGTGATTATGGTAAAATCATACTTACGGTGTTCAGAATTTTTGCCTGCTTTGGTATTGCCTACTGGTTATGGAAGAGTGTAAGAGACAACAGTCACAAGATTCTTATCGTGTGTATCTCGTTAATTTTTGCTGGAGCTGTGGGAAATATCATAGACAGTGTTTTCTACGGCGTCATATTTTCAGATAGCGCACACAGTGTGGCGACCTTTATGCCTGAAGGTGGTGGCTACAGTTCCTGGTTTTACGGTGAGGTAGTGGACATGCTGTACTTTCCGCTTTTTGACGGTATTTGGCCTAGCTGGATTCCAATAGTCGGTGGTCAAAGTTTTTCATTCTTCAACGCGGTATTCAATGTTGCAGATAGCGCCATATCTGTAGGCGTAGTGCTTCTCATCCTTTTTAGCAAAAAGGCCTTTCCAGAAAAGAAAGGTGCTTGA
- a CDS encoding ATP-dependent zinc protease family protein, whose product MRAAKFTTKIATKKIIGRTDKADFPKLKLSEIDIKIDTGAYTSSIHCTDIEEVDGVLIANFLDQDHPQYHGKKIEFQDYEITTVRSSNGNQEQRYEVQSNIRIFKKLYKISLTLNNRQEMRFPVLIGRKFLSKKFIVDPELQDISFLQSQA is encoded by the coding sequence TTGCGTGCTGCTAAATTCACTACTAAGATCGCAACGAAGAAAATCATAGGACGTACCGACAAGGCAGATTTCCCTAAATTGAAACTGTCTGAAATTGATATAAAAATCGACACAGGTGCTTATACATCCAGCATTCATTGTACTGATATAGAAGAAGTTGATGGTGTGCTAATTGCTAATTTTCTTGATCAAGATCATCCTCAATACCACGGTAAAAAAATCGAGTTTCAAGATTATGAGATCACCACGGTGCGCAGCAGTAATGGCAATCAAGAGCAGCGCTATGAGGTGCAGTCCAACATACGCATTTTTAAAAAATTGTATAAGATATCGCTCACGCTTAACAACCGTCAAGAAATGCGATTTCCTGTATTGATTGGGCGCAAGTTTCTCTCAAAAAAATTTATAGTAGATCCTGAATTGCAGGACATTTCATTTTTACAATCACAAGCATGA
- a CDS encoding response regulator, translating to MATPLVPKVCIIDDDRLYVSLIGMLLEKHHIADQFTVFENGAVAIDHFKEIFESNDTQELPDVILLDLNMPVMNGWEFLDNIEPYASQLLESGVRLNVVSSTINPEEVKRAQEHSIVHHFITKPISKEAIMRAVKD from the coding sequence ATGGCAACACCGCTAGTTCCCAAAGTATGTATTATTGATGATGATCGATTATATGTAAGTCTTATCGGCATGCTTCTAGAGAAGCATCACATCGCTGACCAATTTACAGTTTTTGAAAATGGTGCAGTAGCAATTGATCATTTCAAGGAGATCTTTGAGTCAAACGATACTCAAGAATTACCCGATGTAATCCTGCTTGACTTAAATATGCCCGTCATGAATGGATGGGAATTTCTAGACAATATAGAGCCATATGCGTCGCAATTACTAGAGAGTGGCGTTCGCTTAAATGTCGTAAGTTCTACCATAAATCCTGAAGAAGTTAAGAGAGCGCAGGAACATTCCATCGTGCATCACTTCATCACAAAGCCCATTTCTAAAGAGGCTATCATGCGAGCCGTAAAGGATTAA
- a CDS encoding alpha/beta hydrolase — MKKKFVFISCAVVLMVITASVISCSTQKFDDISYLQSAEKLANEPQLNVFTEDSDPEKFMPVLIFVHGGNWNSGDKDTYNYLGRNFARNKMVTVLPTYTTSPQANYKEMTQQIAQSILWTRDNIKKYGGDPDRIFLTGHSAGGHLAALATMDRDYGIPQGLIKGIVLNDAAGLDMAGYFEKQPPTSSQDYLTTWTNDPAEWEKASPINFIDKNTPPIKMYVGTKTYKSIKESNLRFHKELVKVQPDVEIEYLDKAHVPMVSHLFWPWSSRFEEIKKFIDAN; from the coding sequence ATGAAAAAGAAATTTGTTTTTATCAGTTGTGCGGTGGTACTGATGGTAATAACAGCTTCGGTTATTTCCTGTAGCACTCAAAAGTTTGATGATATAAGCTATCTACAGTCTGCTGAAAAATTAGCAAACGAGCCACAACTCAATGTCTTTACAGAAGATAGTGATCCAGAGAAATTCATGCCTGTACTCATATTTGTACATGGCGGTAACTGGAATAGTGGTGATAAGGATACCTATAATTATTTGGGGCGCAACTTTGCTCGCAATAAAATGGTTACCGTTTTGCCCACTTACACCACGAGTCCACAGGCCAACTATAAGGAAATGACCCAGCAAATCGCACAGTCTATTTTATGGACGCGCGATAACATCAAGAAATACGGTGGCGATCCTGACAGGATTTTCTTGACGGGACACTCTGCCGGTGGGCATCTAGCCGCGCTTGCTACCATGGATCGTGACTATGGGATTCCTCAAGGTTTAATTAAAGGCATTGTTTTGAATGATGCAGCAGGACTTGATATGGCAGGATATTTTGAGAAACAACCACCTACAAGTAGCCAGGATTATTTAACCACATGGACCAATGATCCAGCAGAATGGGAAAAGGCGTCACCCATCAATTTTATAGATAAGAACACGCCACCCATCAAGATGTATGTAGGGACTAAAACCTATAAATCTATCAAGGAAAGCAACCTACGTTTCCATAAGGAGTTGGTTAAAGTGCAACCTGATGTTGAGATTGAATATCTTGACAAAGCTCACGTGCCTATGGTCTCGCACCTTTTCTGGCCATGGAGTTCTAGATTTGAAGAAATCAAGAAGTTTATTGACGCTAACTAG
- a CDS encoding outer membrane beta-barrel protein translates to MNKLILLLAAMLLTSIAAHSQNVKITGIVIDSAGTPLQMANVIAYGSNKSLGAFGITNQDGRYQLLGLKKDSTYTLKVSFLGLQATEEKVEKIQEDLVKNFVLLEGTDQLDAVQITYEMPVSIKGDTIVYNADSFTNGTERKLDDVLNKLPGVEVNEDGDVQVEGKNVEKIYVDGKEFFEGDTRLATKNIPADAIGKVEVLKNFNNVSQLKGLGNDQDRVAINIRLKEGKEKFWFGEATAAGGYGGDDFRYQAQPKAFYYSPNLSLNFLTDFNNLGIPAFTGRDYNRFTGQRFSNTSDAGVNVNTNSNGGRLTTFQNNRALEIESRFGAFNGAYQVNKSLGINAFAIFSSVDTDARTDSRRFFTPADESLAASSRAPLTEFTEDLTFQRNEQAIFKVGADYKPNDNFTLDFNGQVNIADNTERSALISDRVEINRETGDPERIIEDVAQRDAQKPIVIDQNLNMYYTASDRNIFAFEGRYVDSEEDPFYNAVRDFRDQQDPEPFNGRLNLDNADPYNINQRNLVDTRRINAKVDYWYVLNKISNINFTVGTIQSRQDYNSNIFQILDNGGVNILTDDDLVNDVRYDFSDIYAGVHYKIIKGKFTITPGFNVHQIETDTDDLLSDNDQTISTTEFLPDFNIRYDFRSSESLRADYRQVINFADVNSYAESLVFNNYNSLSRGNNNLSGAKTDQFSLNYNNFNMFNYTNIFAFVTYSKQREALQNSVELDGINQVNTTINSPLANESVNGTGRITKEFGKIRTGLRATLSYSLFNNIINDQAQESENFNQTYAVDLRSNYQEGVNFDVSYSYNLSNNDQGSRTTQFTTHRINLGADWQIGDAWQLTADYDLNLFRGEGQDNNFDFLEAALYYQQPDSQWEFKLAGTNLLGTEAFVSNNFGQIITSTTEQFVLPRYVYLQVQYEL, encoded by the coding sequence ATGAACAAACTCATACTATTACTAGCTGCAATGCTACTCACATCCATTGCGGCACATTCTCAAAATGTCAAAATCACTGGTATAGTAATTGACAGTGCAGGAACTCCATTACAAATGGCAAATGTTATTGCTTACGGGTCCAATAAATCACTAGGCGCATTTGGTATTACTAATCAAGATGGTCGTTACCAATTGTTAGGTCTTAAAAAGGATAGTACCTACACGCTTAAAGTATCTTTCTTAGGCTTGCAGGCTACCGAAGAAAAAGTAGAAAAAATTCAAGAAGATCTAGTCAAAAACTTTGTTTTGCTAGAAGGCACCGACCAGCTGGACGCCGTGCAGATTACCTATGAAATGCCAGTCTCTATCAAAGGCGACACTATCGTCTATAATGCAGATAGTTTTACAAATGGTACAGAGCGTAAACTCGACGATGTCCTAAATAAACTACCTGGCGTTGAGGTCAATGAAGATGGTGATGTGCAAGTAGAAGGAAAGAATGTAGAAAAGATCTATGTGGATGGTAAGGAGTTTTTTGAAGGCGATACCAGATTAGCGACTAAAAATATTCCTGCAGACGCCATCGGTAAGGTTGAGGTACTTAAAAACTTCAACAATGTGAGTCAGCTTAAAGGTCTAGGCAATGATCAAGACCGTGTGGCGATTAATATCAGGCTCAAAGAAGGAAAGGAGAAATTCTGGTTTGGCGAGGCAACAGCAGCTGGCGGTTATGGTGGTGATGATTTTAGATATCAAGCACAGCCAAAGGCCTTTTATTATAGTCCCAATCTATCACTCAACTTCCTGACAGATTTTAATAATCTAGGGATTCCTGCATTTACAGGTCGCGATTACAATAGGTTTACAGGTCAGCGTTTTAGTAACACTAGTGATGCTGGTGTAAATGTAAATACCAATTCAAACGGTGGTAGACTGACCACATTTCAAAACAACCGCGCATTAGAGATAGAGAGTAGATTTGGTGCATTTAATGGCGCATATCAAGTAAATAAAAGTCTTGGAATTAATGCTTTTGCTATTTTCTCCAGTGTAGATACTGATGCACGTACCGATAGTAGAAGATTTTTCACACCAGCTGATGAGAGCTTGGCAGCATCTTCTCGAGCTCCACTAACTGAATTTACTGAAGACCTAACCTTTCAACGTAATGAGCAAGCCATCTTTAAAGTAGGCGCAGACTATAAGCCTAATGACAATTTTACGCTGGATTTCAACGGCCAGGTAAACATTGCCGATAATACAGAGCGGTCTGCGTTAATCTCTGATCGTGTTGAGATCAATAGAGAAACAGGTGATCCAGAAAGAATCATTGAAGACGTGGCACAGCGAGATGCACAAAAGCCAATCGTCATTGATCAAAATTTAAACATGTACTATACTGCGAGCGACCGTAATATTTTTGCATTTGAAGGTCGCTATGTTGATAGCGAGGAAGATCCTTTTTACAACGCGGTAAGAGATTTTAGAGATCAACAAGATCCAGAACCATTTAATGGACGATTGAATCTAGACAATGCAGATCCTTACAACATCAATCAGCGTAATCTTGTGGATACCCGACGTATCAATGCTAAGGTTGATTACTGGTACGTGCTTAACAAAATAAGCAACATCAACTTCACTGTAGGTACGATCCAGTCGCGTCAAGATTATAACAGCAATATTTTTCAAATACTTGATAACGGCGGCGTCAACATTCTTACCGATGATGATCTTGTCAACGATGTGCGATATGATTTTAGCGATATATATGCTGGCGTCCATTACAAAATCATCAAAGGGAAATTTACCATCACCCCAGGATTTAATGTACACCAGATTGAAACAGATACTGATGACCTGTTGAGTGATAATGATCAAACCATTTCTACAACAGAGTTCTTACCCGATTTCAACATACGGTATGACTTTAGATCATCAGAGAGCTTAAGAGCAGACTATCGCCAGGTGATCAATTTTGCAGACGTCAATAGCTATGCAGAAAGTCTTGTCTTTAACAACTACAACTCTTTAAGTAGAGGTAACAATAATTTGTCAGGAGCTAAAACTGATCAGTTCTCATTAAACTATAACAATTTTAATATGTTTAATTATACTAACATATTTGCCTTTGTGACTTACAGCAAGCAGCGCGAGGCCTTGCAGAATAGCGTTGAGTTAGATGGTATCAATCAAGTTAATACAACGATCAATTCGCCATTGGCTAATGAGTCTGTCAATGGTACTGGTAGAATCACAAAAGAATTTGGTAAGATTAGAACAGGTTTGAGAGCAACACTCAGCTACAGTTTGTTCAACAACATTATTAATGATCAGGCTCAAGAGTCAGAAAACTTCAATCAAACCTATGCGGTCGATTTGCGCAGTAATTATCAAGAAGGTGTCAACTTTGATGTCAGCTACAGTTACAATTTGAGCAATAACGATCAAGGCTCGCGCACAACCCAGTTTACCACACACAGGATCAATCTAGGCGCAGATTGGCAAATAGGTGATGCATGGCAATTAACGGCAGACTATGACTTGAACCTCTTTAGAGGTGAAGGACAAGACAATAATTTTGATTTTCTTGAAGCTGCCTTATACTATCAGCAGCCAGATAGTCAGTGGGAATTCAAACTAGCGGGAACTAACCTTTTAGGTACTGAGGCTTTTGTCTCTAATAATTTTGGTCAAATCATCACATCAACTACAGAGCAGTTTGTATTGCCTAGATACGTCTATTTACAAGTACAGTATGAATTATAG
- a CDS encoding succinylglutamate desuccinylase/aspartoacylase family protein — protein MSQEPVFILDTEILPGTSHTLNLNMARLYTSTVVDVPVLIHRAKKAGPTVLLTGGIHGDEINGVEVVRQMIAKKVVKPKIGMIIAMPVVNIFGFLDMKREFPDGRDLNRVFPGTKNGSLASRFAYQMTHSILPHVDVVMDFHTGGAQRFNAPHLRVDPMDIESTALAEVFHPPFLMHSKNLSRTFRDTCSKAGKRYLLFEGGKSQETDKKIISSAVHGALRVLHHLKMLVDTKPLIKETAAPILIKESKWIRAKYSGLLHPKTQCGQHVNKADVIATITDPYGTMRHKVKAPHSGYIINVNQTPLVYQGDAIFHLSKHEDKEPAASSL, from the coding sequence ATGAGTCAAGAACCTGTATTCATTCTTGATACTGAGATTTTACCTGGTACCAGCCACACGCTCAATTTAAACATGGCGAGACTGTACACATCTACCGTGGTAGATGTTCCTGTACTTATCCATAGAGCTAAAAAAGCTGGGCCTACGGTCTTACTTACTGGCGGTATTCATGGCGATGAGATTAATGGTGTCGAGGTTGTGCGACAAATGATCGCCAAAAAAGTGGTGAAACCTAAAATCGGTATGATCATCGCGATGCCTGTGGTGAACATTTTTGGTTTTCTAGATATGAAACGTGAATTTCCTGACGGTCGTGACCTCAATCGAGTCTTTCCAGGAACTAAAAATGGATCACTCGCTAGTAGGTTTGCCTACCAGATGACACACAGTATTTTGCCGCACGTGGATGTGGTTATGGATTTTCATACCGGTGGCGCGCAGCGATTCAATGCACCGCACTTAAGGGTTGATCCTATGGATATTGAATCTACTGCGTTAGCAGAGGTTTTTCATCCACCATTCCTGATGCATTCAAAAAATCTTTCTAGAACTTTCAGGGATACTTGCAGCAAGGCTGGTAAGAGGTATTTGCTGTTTGAAGGCGGTAAGTCTCAAGAGACAGATAAAAAAATCATATCCAGCGCAGTACATGGTGCGCTAAGAGTATTGCACCATTTAAAGATGCTGGTTGATACTAAGCCACTTATTAAGGAGACAGCAGCACCTATTCTTATCAAAGAATCTAAATGGATACGTGCTAAATATTCCGGATTGCTACACCCAAAGACACAATGCGGTCAACATGTTAATAAGGCAGATGTGATCGCTACAATTACAGATCCTTATGGTACCATGCGCCACAAGGTTAAGGCGCCACATTCGGGATACATCATCAATGTAAACCAGACGCCATTGGTATATCAAGGTGATGCTATATTTCATTTAAGCAAACATGAAGACAAAGAGCCGGCTGCGTCAAGTTTATAG
- a CDS encoding sensor histidine kinase: MLDKNKNVKPTLDDQAYFLKEVARATKTGVYSASFTDNTVYFDNIARDILEIPESVNFKVEECLSFFQNHEKALKLFKKCLKGKTVATDIKVVTYTGKVKWMRFTADAKFDHQDDIVGARGVFTSIDRYVRHSEQLEKHSQTIEAQNEHLVHFAHIVSHNLRSHSSNLELTLELFKENAQEERTNVFYSYLQEISDSLSATLKHLNQVVTINSQVRNMEVVSVQQIANKAIRKFAHHSLNKNIAISTDFHLLEFVEYVPDFLESIITTLITNSIAHRKTGQPLLIKIKTKVKKSKRLLIVKDNSRGLDDDDAVREVFNVHHDKDKLDDENNLGLFLMKNQVEALGGDIVVKSVPGNGTTFTIKL, from the coding sequence ATGTTAGATAAAAATAAAAATGTTAAGCCAACCCTAGACGATCAGGCCTACTTCTTAAAAGAAGTGGCTCGCGCTACCAAAACGGGTGTTTACAGTGCCTCATTCACAGATAACACAGTCTATTTTGATAATATAGCGCGAGATATTCTAGAAATTCCAGAATCTGTAAATTTTAAAGTAGAGGAATGTCTGTCGTTTTTTCAGAATCATGAAAAAGCTCTTAAGCTTTTCAAGAAATGCTTAAAAGGTAAAACCGTTGCCACAGACATCAAAGTAGTTACTTATACGGGCAAGGTAAAATGGATGCGCTTTACGGCAGATGCAAAGTTTGATCATCAAGACGATATAGTAGGAGCTCGTGGCGTTTTTACAAGTATCGATAGATACGTGCGTCACAGCGAGCAACTAGAAAAACATTCACAAACAATAGAGGCTCAAAATGAACACCTAGTCCATTTCGCACACATTGTTTCGCACAATCTCAGATCTCATAGTAGTAATCTTGAATTGACGCTAGAATTGTTTAAGGAGAATGCACAAGAAGAACGCACCAATGTTTTTTATAGTTACCTACAAGAAATATCAGATAGTTTGAGTGCTACTTTAAAGCATTTGAATCAAGTGGTTACCATCAATTCACAAGTGCGTAACATGGAAGTGGTAAGCGTCCAGCAAATCGCAAATAAAGCAATTAGAAAGTTTGCCCATCATTCCTTGAATAAGAATATCGCCATTTCGACAGATTTTCACCTCTTAGAGTTTGTGGAATACGTGCCTGATTTCTTGGAAAGCATCATAACAACGCTAATTACAAATAGCATTGCCCACAGAAAAACCGGACAGCCCTTACTGATTAAAATTAAGACTAAGGTCAAGAAGTCAAAGCGTTTACTTATTGTAAAGGACAATAGTAGAGGACTTGATGACGACGATGCTGTGCGCGAGGTTTTCAATGTACATCATGATAAGGACAAGCTAGACGATGAGAATAATCTAGGCTTATTTCTCATGAAAAATCAAGTAGAGGCGTTAGGTGGTGATATTGTAGTAAAGAGCGTTCCAGGAAATGGCACTACCTTTACTATCAAACTCTAG
- a CDS encoding YqjF family protein, translating to MSFLTSTWSYLPFANFKIDPSILKPHLPKGCELDMRGDLADISLVGLRFENTRILNLPVPFHINFSEINLRFYVKNPATGRHGVVFIKEIVDKPMITLVANKLYHERYETMPVKFDLQEAESQNRLTYQWKPKDWQTFQVTYQPQPLAIAENSNEQFILERYFGYSEYDKETTFEYEVRHASWEHFKIDDYKIEVDFEQTYGAEFAILNDLLPDSVMMAQGSRISIENKRKL from the coding sequence ATGTCATTTCTTACTTCTACCTGGTCTTATTTGCCGTTTGCCAATTTTAAAATCGATCCATCAATTCTCAAGCCGCATTTACCTAAAGGCTGTGAGCTAGACATGCGCGGTGATCTGGCAGATATTAGTCTGGTAGGCCTGCGATTTGAGAATACGCGCATCTTGAATTTGCCTGTACCATTTCATATCAATTTTAGCGAGATCAACTTGCGCTTTTATGTCAAGAATCCAGCTACTGGCAGGCATGGTGTGGTTTTCATCAAAGAGATCGTGGACAAACCCATGATCACGCTGGTAGCCAACAAATTATACCATGAGCGGTATGAAACCATGCCTGTCAAATTTGATTTACAAGAAGCAGAAAGTCAAAACCGATTAACGTATCAATGGAAACCTAAGGACTGGCAAACATTTCAAGTGACCTACCAACCTCAACCGCTTGCCATCGCTGAAAATAGTAACGAGCAGTTTATTCTAGAAAGGTATTTTGGCTATTCTGAATATGATAAAGAAACTACCTTTGAATATGAGGTGCGTCACGCCTCATGGGAACATTTCAAGATTGATGATTACAAGATTGAAGTGGATTTTGAACAAACCTACGGCGCTGAGTTTGCCATTCTTAACGATTTACTACCTGACAGCGTGATGATGGCGCAAGGCTCGCGTATTTCTATTGAAAACAAGAGGAAGTTATAG
- the rimK gene encoding 30S ribosomal protein S6--L-glutamate ligase, with translation MTIYILSRSKNIYSTARMVEEVEKAGHKVQVIDPLKCDIKLEKQKPTVIYKGERLAKPDAIIPRVGASITFYGTAIVRQFEAMNCFTTVSSQALVRSRDKLQSLQRLSSAGVGMPKTVFTNFGKHTSKILEMVDGPPAVIKVLEGTQGIGVNLAEDFESAETILEAYNNLESRVIIQEFIEEAGGADLRAFVVGDKVVGAMKRQAQKGEFRSNLHRGGTAKKISLSREEEQTAIAAARSLGLGVCGVDLLQSKRGALVLEVNSSPGLEGIEAATQHNIAKEIVTYIEKNLQ, from the coding sequence ATGACCATTTACATTCTATCAAGAAGCAAGAACATTTACAGCACTGCCCGCATGGTAGAAGAGGTAGAAAAAGCTGGGCATAAAGTCCAGGTGATCGATCCTTTAAAATGTGATATCAAGCTTGAAAAACAGAAGCCTACTGTAATCTATAAGGGTGAACGACTAGCAAAACCAGACGCAATAATTCCGCGTGTAGGTGCGAGCATTACCTTCTATGGTACTGCCATTGTACGCCAGTTTGAGGCAATGAATTGCTTCACCACGGTTTCCTCTCAAGCATTGGTGCGCAGTCGAGATAAATTACAAAGTCTACAGCGGTTGAGTAGTGCTGGTGTTGGTATGCCTAAGACGGTATTCACCAACTTTGGCAAGCATACCTCAAAGATTCTTGAAATGGTTGATGGACCACCAGCAGTGATAAAGGTGCTGGAAGGAACGCAAGGAATAGGAGTCAACCTAGCTGAGGATTTTGAAAGTGCAGAGACAATTCTAGAAGCCTACAACAATCTAGAAAGTCGCGTAATCATTCAGGAATTTATTGAAGAAGCAGGTGGCGCAGATTTAAGAGCTTTTGTAGTTGGTGATAAAGTGGTAGGTGCCATGAAGCGTCAGGCTCAAAAAGGCGAATTTAGATCTAACCTACACCGTGGTGGTACCGCCAAAAAGATTTCGCTATCAAGAGAAGAAGAGCAAACTGCAATCGCTGCCGCGCGTTCTTTGGGTCTTGGCGTTTGCGGTGTGGACTTGCTACAAAGTAAACGCGGCGCATTAGTTCTAGAAGTCAATAGCTCGCCAGGTCTAGAAGGAATCGAGGCAGCAACTCAACATAATATTGCCAAGGAAATAGTCACCTACATTGAGAAAAACCTCCAATAA